The Magnolia sinica isolate HGM2019 chromosome 9, MsV1, whole genome shotgun sequence genome contains a region encoding:
- the LOC131257024 gene encoding uncharacterized protein LOC131257024 isoform X2: MQGEIRSPLSLKPLKESLKLKPPEDSGIGSGSLPTSIFGREMGEVKMEAESQAAWMEFVKTYNFGHLDEYKRQREIEEERKIEEERGFEQKETKTMIRGESFKSLQDSLVMLKNSSDASTKRSST, encoded by the exons ATGCAGGGGGAGATCCGGAGCCCACTGTCTCTGAAGCCCTTGAAGGAGAGCTTGAAGCTGAAGCCGCCGGAAGATTCTGGGATCGGCTCTGGGTCGCTGCCGACGTCGATATTCGGGCGGGAGATGGGGGAGGTGAAGATGGAGGCGGAGTCGCAGGCGGCGTGGATGGAGTTCGTGAAGACGTATAATTTTGGGCATTTGGATGAGTATAAGCGGCAGAGGGAGATTGAGGAGGAGAGGAAGATTGAGGAGGAGAGGGGGTTTGAGCAGAAGGAGACAAAAACAATGATAAGAGGGGAGTCGTTTAAAAGCCTGCAGGATAGCTTGGTCATGTTGAAGAATTCGTCCGATGCCAGCACTAAGAGGTCTTCAA CTTAG
- the LOC131257024 gene encoding uncharacterized protein LOC131257024 isoform X1 yields the protein MQGEIRSPLSLKPLKESLKLKPPEDSGIGSGSLPTSIFGREMGEVKMEAESQAAWMEFVKTYNFGHLDEYKRQREIEEERKIEEERGFEQKETKTMIRGESFKSLQDSLVMLKNSSDASTKRSSMLCPNYHISVQASFCITCTIWSHLSVAHLVHFLGSTVVGR from the exons ATGCAGGGGGAGATCCGGAGCCCACTGTCTCTGAAGCCCTTGAAGGAGAGCTTGAAGCTGAAGCCGCCGGAAGATTCTGGGATCGGCTCTGGGTCGCTGCCGACGTCGATATTCGGGCGGGAGATGGGGGAGGTGAAGATGGAGGCGGAGTCGCAGGCGGCGTGGATGGAGTTCGTGAAGACGTATAATTTTGGGCATTTGGATGAGTATAAGCGGCAGAGGGAGATTGAGGAGGAGAGGAAGATTGAGGAGGAGAGGGGGTTTGAGCAGAAGGAGACAAAAACAATGATAAGAGGGGAGTCGTTTAAAAGCCTGCAGGATAGCTTGGTCATGTTGAAGAATTCGTCCGATGCCAGCACTAAGAGGTCTTCAA TGCTCTGCCCTAATTACCACATTTCTGTTCAGGCATCATTCTGTATTACCTGCACTATTTGGTCCCATCTTTCAGTTGCCCATCTTGTTCATTTCCTTGGCTCCACTGTAGTTGGGCGATGA